The genomic interval ATATAGTTTTTTTTATAACAAATTCTGTAATAGCTATTTATCAGTGTGTTATGATTTTAAAAAGTGCCATCTTTTAAAGAGCAATTACTTCTTAAAATAAATTGAGAATTATACAAGTTTAATTATTTAGAAAAAAACTTAAATATTGCTAAACTCGTTTATTTTATAGGATAATTTTTAATTATTCAATAATAAAGATTTCTTATTTTATTGATATTGTAATTTTATGGGTTTTCATTATTTTTGATTTATTACTAATATTAATTTTTTTTCTTATGAAGTATAACCTATTATTCAGTTTTTTATTCGTTTTTTTATCAAGTATTATGTATTCTCAAAACTCTAATTCAGACATCAAAGTAGGCGATGTTTTTGTAGTTGGAGAGGTGAGTAATAATAATTATAAACATATAGCTTTTCCTAGAGCGAACTTTATTATAAAAAAAGGAGGGCTTGCAAATTACAAAAATGTAAAAGGAGAAAAAGTTCAAATTAAATCAATCAAAGAGAAAAATAACGGAGATGTGGTAGCAACTATTGAGTTAGCTTCTAAAAAGAAATTTTTTAATAGCCATAAATACGTTAAAGTAAATA from Polaribacter sejongensis carries:
- a CDS encoding dihydroorotase; the protein is MKYNLLFSFLFVFLSSIMYSQNSNSDIKVGDVFVVGEVSNNNYKHIAFPRANFIIKKGGLANYKNVKGEKVQIKSIKEKNNGDVVATIELASKKKFFNSHKYVKVNINEAILQKELLRN